The genomic window TGCGGATAAGCAGCGACAAGCTCCTGCATTACCAAAGGGGAGAACCGCGACTATGCAAATAACAACTAAAGATAAGGCGGCCCCCTTCCATGTTAGTATCGACAAAAAGGCGTCAGCGGCTCAAGGTGACTCTGAAGAGGCCAAGGCTGTGAACACTGAAGTTGGAGTCCGAATACCGGTTAACGTTAGCGAAGGGGCGGACGCTTTGGATGCCGCGGGCGCATCGGAAGATCATGACCTGGAGCGAGGGAATATGAAGCCCCCGACGACGCACTAGGTCATCTGCCCTGTCTGGTGATGCTGACATTTCCTGTGGACACGTAGGGGCAGCTGATGATGGTGATGCGGTAAATTCAAGTGCTTGTGATGACTGCGCAGCTCACCATTCTGTGTGCCGCGTTGAGGCGAGTGCACCACGTGGGTACTGGGCGGATGGCGGCAGAGTTGAGAATTTCCTTTGAGTACGCCTTTTAGTGGTCTAAAGGTTTTGCTGGCAGACATGCTGCACCAGGTCAGGCGGGCTGGTCGTAGATTTGCTCTCAGAGTGAACCGACGTGCTGCTTGGTAAATGGGACCGCCATCAGGCACTGCTTCGTTGCAAGGAATTCTTCTCAGCACCCGCGTGAGCCCTGCGCTCGTCTATAGCGACACGCTCAATTTCTCTCCTGCAAAGGGCATGGGTCTGGCGACCTCGCTTCCCACGGCCCGATGGACTAGCCATACCCATTCTTTCGACCCAGAAACTGGTATCCGCACGTTGGGCTGGTAGTGTATCTTGTTGAAcggggtcgccgccgctaCGGAACCAGCCTAAAACACGTACTCTCGCGAGCCGCCCTCTTCGCCAGGTTTTGTACCGCTCTCATTTGCGCCCTCCAGTGCAGCAACGCACCCCTCCACCAAGCTAATGTCTAGGGCCAAACACAATTAGCACCGGCTATTACGGTGTAGGCCCAAGCCATCTCGAAGGCATTCCGTTACTAGACCGCCACAACCGAGAGCCCtacgcgagcggcgcagtgATACGGACGCTTCCAAGAGCTCAAATACTGACTTTTCGCTCCGTAGCGCTGCGCAAATAGTTTTACTCACTGCCCACGCGACAGCTGCTGGCTTATGAACGCATTTCTGACGCCGCGTAACTGTAGCAGCGCCGACAGACTCTGAACCTGCCGTGGTGATCTGCTAGTGGTGCGTACGCTGGACTTCACGTGTCTATTTTCGGTCACGGAGATTTGCCTAGGAACAAAAATTGCTTGCTGCGTTCAGCGCATCACTATCACACCTGAGAGAGATGCgacgtttttctcttccacAGCAAAGGTGGTGCGGGTTCTtccagaggagacagcggtgGCCGTGTAGCAGCACACTGTTCAGAGAAACGCTGACACCCATGCAAGCGGTGAAGCTTTCTGCGGGAGCAGCTGTGCTTGACGCCTTGCACAGGACGCAACTGGAGCTCGAGAACAAGTGAAACCGGCGGAGGGCGtgcgaaggcagagagaagcgcaTCCAGTGCCGCTAGAGATAAGGGGACACACAATATCATGCGGGAGAGGACACACGTAGAGCAAACATATGCATCCGCTCCCCAAATGTAAAGGCATGAGCAGAATAGGAAGGCTGCATCACGCCGGTAGGCACTCCCACGAGATGGGAATTCTTCAtggtttcttcttcgctgaaTTTGGCGTTGGACCTGTACCCACGCAAGGCTTTGTCGCACAGTCTCCACAGTGGCGCCGCCTAGTtgggcagcggccgcgcgaaaggctgctgtctcttcgaCTTCCAGAGCCTCCGTCAACTTGGCCTTTCATAGGAGGAAAGTCTTCTATCTTTATCATTAGTGTCACAAAGCATGCCtggaggaaaaaaagaacaacacacacacaggagCATTCAGGGGCGTCCTTCTTCCAGCGGAATCGGTGCGCGAGGGGTTCGCGTGCGTCATCCATTCCTTGCTCCTGTGCTGTGCCTGTATCGCAAAAATCCTTCGCCGCTGAGCGGTAGCCCTTTTTGCCACGGGTCCACGGAAGGGCGCGTGACGTACTTTGCTCGTGCCTATTTCCGGACTGCGAGTGTTATTTTTCAGTTGTGGTGTCTCCTTTCTGTGTCATCGTTGGTAGACGCGTTGTTCCCCCCTCCGTTTGTGACGACACGCTgccggcgtcctcgtcgGAATCCTTGAAAATCTCCCGGCCGTTCGTCCAGTTCGGGTTCCGCTCCcggtctccttcctcgcgctaCACATTTTCTGTGTTTGTTTCCTGTCAAACCTCCTCGTGTGCAGCTTCGCCTCTTCGAGGGCCTTCTCTTCCACTCGACGCGCTTCATATCCGTCTCAAAGGAGAGGGTCGTGGCACGTGGACGCTGCGCGGACTGTCGAAACTTtgttcgccgctgccgcctgagTTGCTTGCCTGCACTGTGTGTTTCTCGCGAAAGAAGCTTCTCTGGATCTTCTTTTCGTAATATATTTGCCATGGTCGccacgcccgcgccgagctGCCCCTCCGGGGGAGCAAGCTGCAAAGTTTCTCAGGGGGTTCTGGGCTTCTTCTGCAAAGGCTTCAGCATGATGAGCTACCGCAATGTCTCGCCCCGGACTGCGCTGTGTGTGATCAAGGCTGGAACCTTCTGCCGGACAATGTGGCCGTTGATTCCCCCTCTCATGCTGTACCAATACATCCGACAGGTAGCGCTCGCTCCCTGCTCCCACGGCCTTTCTCGGCAGCATGTGACACGAACCTTGAGGCACAGGCAACCGCTGCCGTCCTGACTGGCGCGAGGGGCGCGACACGGCTAACTAATTCTTTCACTCTTTCACCGAGAAAacgcggcggggagggggggaggcggggcggTGGGGGAAGGGGGTTGGGGGGAGTTGTCGCGCCACAACGCGAAGTCACACTGCGACCTATGCGTTTTCCCCGGTCACCCCCTCAAAGTTGAAGCGATGAACCCGAAAGCTCCGCTCTCCCACCGACGCGAGCATGCGCAGGCGTCACTCCAGCAATATGCACGCAGATAGAACAGTAGGCCGCTCGGTGAATCGAGCTTCTTGTCCATtctctcggcgcctgcgagccccATCTGTGAATaggtgtgtgcgtgtgcgttcgcttgacttttttttctgcgcagaCGGACGACGAAATGCGATCGGTCGAGTTTCTCCAGAGCCAGAGCAGAAGCACAAACGCGCTTTCTTTCTTCGATACTCGCAAGGCGAACAGCACGGGACactggcgtctgcagcaggatCTCGCGGTAATTGACCGCGAGGTCAACTCGGCGCAGCCCGTGCAGGCAGCTGCTGTCGAAGGTGCGAAAGAGGCCGCAAAGACCAAAAACGGAAAGTGAACTTGTCAGGCATTCGTCGTATGAAacgagcaggcgcgcccgcaccgGAATTACTCCTGAGGGCTGCGAAAGAGAGAGCTTAAGTGAGCGgccgggggagggggtgCTGGTAGGGAGAGCAGCACGGAGTAGGCAGAAGCCTTGTCTGCAGGTGTCAATCGTCCTCGAAAGAGTAAGGCGTCCATTCGGTCCGAACCCGATGCCAGTCCCAGACCCTACCTCTTTCATTCACGGAAAAGCGTGTCTTACTTTTCCCGGCGTGGGCAATTCGCCGCGATAGCGACTCTCGCTGCGGAAACGAGACCGCAAAAGGCCACGTCTTGGCAGGGCGGCGGACAAACACAGTGAACCTCGCGCCAGCTGGCAGGAAATGGACTCTAtctcgcgcgcatgcgacaATGGGGCGGCGCCGTTCCACGAGGTCGTTGTTCCTGCACTGGCCTCGCTTTTCGTCGGAAGGCTTCCATCTTTGTTGGTCCGTGTATTCCCGCGTCTTTTGCGCTCCTGTCGCTGCCTAGTGGATCGCTAAATCCATAATAAAGTAGCACTGGCTACTGGAGAAACCGGCATAACGCCCTCATGACGCGCCGTTTGAAGCCGGTTCACGTCGTCAGTTGCACTTGCTCCCTCGTGTCCTTAAAAAAACCTCCCGCTTGGAACGAACTGCGCGCGGCCAGTTGCTGACAGCCGATTTCGCCGCACCCTCGGGATCAACTGTCCTTGAACCGGCAGGGAAAATACACAACGTAGGACCCTGCACTATGTTTCAGCACGCCTTTCTGACCTACCTTACGTCCGCTCTCTGAAAGGTCCACCCCCTAGCTTTTAACCACAGCTGTCCGTAGAAGCAACTGGAAGTCTCAGAAACCGGAATTAGATCTAGTCATGGTAACATTCTTCATGAAGTTGCCCGTCCACCATTCTATCCCTGCACCCGGAAGTTCAAAGGCTGCGTGCGGAGAGCTACGGATCATGCGCTGAACGAGTCGTAatgcttcgcgcgcgcacgcTAGACTTCCGAAGCGGTTGGCGCACGCGCCATGTCACCGCCGGGTTTCACTCTTGCTCTAGAGGTTTGTCAGCCTCATCGAAATTATCCCCGCTAACCCCTACAGTGCCCTTGGAAATAGAACTTCTCGTTAAGCGGGGCCTCGTACCTCTGCAGTACATTTGTAGTAATTCCGCCGTTTTTGGCTATGCTCGACAGGTGCCAGGTGGCCTCAGAACGATGCATCCGCCTCAACGGGAGTAGCGGGCTGGCAGTAGCCTCGGGTATTCCTTCTTGAGTAGTGCAGCGTCTGGGGAGGCAGCTCCTGAAGTCACTGCAGTGAGACACACTCTAACTGTAACTTATAAGCTCTCTGTGTCGCATCCACTCGCCCACATGTGGACGTACACGTTGTCTATTCTAGTTGAGCACTACAGACACTCTGGCGTGCGTCTGGTGCACACAGTGCCGTAGAGGTAGATGAGCACTTTCCGTCAATGTTGTATTGTTTGTGGAGCTGCAGTTCGTGTGACAGGGCCCATGATCTCACAGCCATGGACTCACATGTTTTCAAAAAAGGACGCTGGCGgttgcgcgtgcggcgctctTTCGCCGCCCACCCCCTCTCCTCTACAGAAGCTTCGAGGCGGCTAAATTGAAATGAACTCGCGCTCTGCTAAACTGAGGGTTGTCTCACACTTTTACTTTACACCGGCGCAGCACGCGTCCCAATATTTGCACAGGTGGACTCATGTGCATCTTCTGCTGAGGAAAGCGACATCCTTTCGTTGCTCGCTCCGCTTCGTGCACTGTGACGCGTCTTCTGTCTGGAGTCGAACTCCAGGCTTTCTCAAGCGGCGGCAGATCCTTTCTCTCTAGTCTAGcactgcgccgcccgcgcggccggACCCGCGCACGAGCAGCGCAGGCACGTTGGACGCAGGGTAGATGCCGTCTTCGGTGACAACGAAGTCAACAAACTGCGCCGGGGTCACATCGTAGCACAAATTCATCACACATACTTCGGAGCCTGCGGAGCTGCTTTCGTCGCCGTGGGACGCGGCTCcgacggcgtctgcggcaccAGAGGCCGCTTTCGCGGCCTTCACTCGGCTTGTCGGTCGGACGTCgggctcctcctctccgcctgcgccgaaaAACGACCCCGATTGGGCGTTTCCACAGAGAAGCCCGGCGTGCTTGCCGTCAGGTTTTCCCCCAGCACCTAAAGAGACTTCGACTTTTCCGTTCAGTAGCTTCGCAGatgcgctgccggcgagcgtcccagcagcggccggctgtgccgccggagacgcggcgggaaCGGCATTCGACGCGCCGTTTATGCCTCCCactcccgcaggcgccgtctGGGACTTTCGCGGTTTCGAAAGgaaggacgccgcgcgaaTCAGCGGACTGCTCAaccccggcggcgcgttcgcggacgacgcgcgcagcgacatCCGCGGATACTGCCGCGTACTCTCCGCGAAAAGAGAGTCATATTCTCCGGCCTTCCGCGCAATCGCCGAGGATGAGTAACTCGTCGGTGTCGTCCACACGAGCTCTGGATCGTCCAACTCATTGAAGGAACAGGAATCAAACACGATACGGTCAAACATCTTGTAGCTTTCGCACAAAACAAAAATCGGCTTCGCGTAGCGCTTCCCCGTCATCGCGGCGACTGCAGCCCCCGCCCGATTGACCACAGCCGCGTTCGCCAGtaccgcggccgcccccaGCACCACCTTCGTCACGTCCTCCATGTGGTACGACAGACCTGCAAATAGCCGCGAAACGAAACAAGACACATGCGCGTTCAAACTGATACGAATGCATTGACACTTCTACACGAAAGTAAACCCGACACAACTGTATATGGTGTAGGCGTGGGAttcctgcgcatgcatgtttAGCTGTCGTAAGCAGCCCAGTAGGGCGGAGGTGTCCGGGAATCATACGGAACTCGATTGTCTGTATCTTTTAGCCGGAGTCATCTTCTGTGCTCCAGGAACTGTAATGACTTAGTGGGACAGATGTGtagctctctcgcgcgcatgccCACTAGCAGAGGCCTAAAACGACGGTTAAATGGCAAGATCACCCTGCAGAGCCTGCGAATCGAACCACGGCTTCCGCACACCAGCAGAAAGAATGTTTTGATTCGTGAGCCTGTCGAGAATCTCTGCTTCGGAGGGCACACCTTGAAAGAACAAAGCAGTGCTCGAGAGACTTGAAACGATGCATTACGTCCCCCCCCCGAATATACACTACACCCGAGCGAATACACACACACTTCTGCATACATGTCTACGAATACATGCACCCCTCGCGAAGAGGCAGTCGCTCTCTGCATTTAGACCAGCGATTGTGTTCAGCCTTCCGACCCTCTACATGCATGTTCACGCCCGTGCGCTACAGCATCTTACGCAAGCGCCCCGATCAACTTCCAGTGAAAGTAGAAGTCGGTCGAGACCCATTCAAACGCGGACTTCACGGGGCTGTTTTTGAGCACGAAATACCCTTACCATTCAAGAGAGTGTAGGTGACCTCGATGCCGGCCGCCGCAAACGCCCGCGCAGTAGCCTGACCAGCGAGGTGAGGATGCGAatcgacgacgacgacagtgaagcgccgccctcgctttTTTGCCTGAGAAGTGGAACACACAACCAACGCCGAAACCCGCCATGAAAAGCTTGGAAACGGACAAAACACAAGGCGCAATGACGCATCAGACGCGCACTCATGCACACGTGCTTACATGAGGAAATGCAGAACTCCTCTCCATGGAAGGATGAGCACCTTGTCGCTGTACCTGTGGTGAGGCCGACCGGTCTTCGTTCAATTTGTTCTCACGCATTCTTTCTGGAAGTTGTCATCCATTCTTGCTGTTGTCTATCTGCCTGCTGACGCACGtgcacgccgcagcgcatCTCCGCGCGTGCACATGCAGATGCCCTAGGTGTCGTACCTGAATAATAGCCCGCAGCACCGCCGTCGACTTCCCGTagacgaggagacagtcTCCGTCCTCTGCAAGCTGCTCTTGAAAGACATTCGCAACTGCGCATGTGGCCGCCAGAATTCGCTGGCTGATGAAA from Besnoitia besnoiti strain Bb-Ger1 chromosome XIII, whole genome shotgun sequence includes these protein-coding regions:
- a CDS encoding hypothetical protein (encoded by transcript BESB_030520), whose amino-acid sequence is MVATPAPSCPSGGASCKVSQGVLGFFCKGFSMMSYRNVSPRTALCVIKAGTFCRTMWPLIPPLMLYQYIRQTDDEMRSVEFLQSQSRSTNALSFFDTRKANSTGHWRLQQDLAVIDREVNSAQPVQAAAVEGAKEAAKTKNGK